The following is a genomic window from Ictalurus furcatus strain D&B chromosome 14, Billie_1.0, whole genome shotgun sequence.
TatttaatgtatgtatatgtgcataATTTATTAGGGAAAATGCAGGATAGCTCGTGTCTGATCAATATTAAACTTCAAATGCGTACTCTTGGCATAGTGTCGGTCATGGTGGTCAGCAATAAACAATGGCTGAGCACTAGAGCAGTTAAGGAAAAGTTGCAAGGTTGTtatagtgcttggaccccttgcTGCTTTTAGCTTTATTTTGTAATCACAATTGGCAATTTCGGTTTTAAGGCAATTctattttttgtctgtttttttatttccacattgtcatttaaaaaatttcataTTTCACAAAGTTTTCTCACTTGTTGGAAGGTCACTTCACCAGGTTCGTTTGATCATTCCCAAATTTCGAAGCTGTCTTTCGAGGTTTCAGTGCATAATATTGAAATAGATATGGTTAAAATAAATAGGGGGCActaatgccaaaaaaaaagaaaagaaaaagtattatttattcTAGTAAAGTATTACTTGTGATCTCTGCATTCAGCTGCATTTTCCGGTACATAATCTCCTTtagttttacactttttttaaaaaaaattgacgaGCTATATTTTGTAGCACCAAGTTCTtggtatttttatattttgtagaaTCAGATTGTCTCCTGCGGGAACTTCTGATTGTTTCAAGACTAAAAGACATACTCAATACAGTGTTTATAAGGAATACGggacatttacagcatttcacaCGATTTGCAGTAGTGCTTTAACCCTTACTCATTATTTTGCAGGTACATTTCCAGGTGTACTGTACAATCCTGCATTTTCTTTATAACTTGTGACAAgctatatttgatatattttgatTGATTATATTTTCAGCATCACCAGATTTCCACTAAAGTAatcttcctcctctttttacttatataaaataaatgattaataaattgGCAAAATAcacaatttgtttatttatttatttatttatttccccaaaACTGAGTATACACAACACCCTTATAGAAGTACAAATACTTGCGGAAGCACAAGTCCAAACACAAGCAGAGACTTTCAGATGAAAGCAGATATCTTATGCATATAACAGTGGAATCAAACATGCATTTCTCAGACATAAATATagatcccataatgcactgcaacCACCATAATGCAGTCAAACGTGCAACCGGTGCAGTAAAGAGTGGATTAAAGCATTTAGGTAGCACCATTTCAAATAAAGCATGCTGTTCAGGATGATCGAAGCCACGTTTCACACCCGACCCAATCAAACCCAATCAACAGAGCTTAGACTGCTCCTTTCTAAACAATGCgtttaaacacaacacagcaaaGTTATCGTTTTGTTGAGTAGGAAACTTGAAATGAGCTACACAAACGgcttttaaaactgttttacaATGGATTTCGaaagaaatggggaaaaaaagagctgGTTTTACTTATGCTTTGCTTTTAAAGTTCCAGTTGAGAAGTTCAACTTGAAATCATCATATGAAACATTATTCACGTTAACATGGATGGCAATGGAGTGCAAATGAGACATGATCACTGTCTTAAAGGAATATTCTGCTCAAATACACCAAATACAGTCACTCACCAAGGCGTGTTTAGTGTCTGAGGCTGGCTTCTTTCGTTTATTACAGGAGTAACAAGGATAATGTAGCTAGTCAAGCGTAGAGGCTAGTCACACATCAACCTCAAAAGATGCCATTCGTCATAATACTTTAAACATAAGCGGTttagtataaaaataataaatcatatttgGAGTGCATTATTAGCATCCaaattttaatgcatttaaacTGTAGGTCACGCCCCCTACCTGAGCATGAACCTGACCCCAAACGAAGTAAACCAATGTTCCTTTCTCAGGATTTACTGGTGTGTTTATGTAGATTGAGCATACGGAGAGGGGGTTAAAGCTCGAGTGTCTACGCAGTCGGCTGCAGTAACTTGTGCAGGTCATGGAGGGCGCTCTCGATCGTCACGGCTAGTTTCTCAGCGTTGGTCTCATCGCAGCAGTTGAAGGCGGTGATGGAGAAGTGAACATGATCCGGCTGGGGGTTGTAACACACGGCGTAACCGTCTGGAACCAGGGGCCCGAAACTCATCACGCTGTCCGTGTTCGTCGGAACCTGCGAGTACATATTCACTTTAGTATAATAATAACTTCTGTTGTCATTTTagttattataataaactgCATTTTATGCTTTTGACACTAGGAAGAAATGAAACACACCTGTGCCTCTGAGTATCAGCTCAAATCTTAGCACTTGTGTGCAAAAGCTAGCAAAGGCGTACAAGTCTACGATATCATGTAGATATGATGTTATATTTCTATGAATTCTGGCTATCATCAGTTAAATCTGTTCCACTATTAATAAAGAGACGGAACCACTGTTTTTCGGAAATGCATCGGATATAGATCGGATCCAGGTTATTCCTATTCTGCCTGGATTTTCCTCTACTCTAGATTTTCCCCTTaattttattactgtaaatgtCTGTTTCAAGTTATTACGCTACACTAGTCACTCACACTGTAAGAGAAACGACCGGAATGACTTAACGCAGCTCCATTTGGGgcgttttcagacctgtagatctgtgctttgttttgAAATGGGGACGTAAATTGTTACAGTGATGTATTTTCTCCTTGGCTCGGTTCGCTTTCACAaggcaacatttcaaaatgaaccaaaatgtgtttatgcaagtcacatgtgagtaaactgtcctctcattggtcagagcGCGTCTGTTTATGTCCGGGTCGCTTTTTCGCCATAAGTGAACGGCTCCAGAGTTCGTTTGTAATCGGGCCGAGACCACCTCCTTCAGGTGTTATGGTGTGAATCTGCAATtcgatgtgtgtgtgcacacgtgtgtgtgtgagagagagagagacctgtccGGTGCGGAGTTTCCAGTGCGTGGCGAGTCCATAAGCTGTGTCCATGAACATTCTGGGCACACTCAGTCCCTCCTCGATGGCCTGCAGCTTCAGACCCAGCAGGTGGCGATCGATAGCCTGGCCTTTCAGTGCCtgatgcacgcacgcacacacacacacacagaaaaaatagTGTTGATATTCATTAAATATCAGTAAAggtacatttctttcttttaatattGTATTCTGCAGTCTAGTCGAAATGTGGGCGGAGTCACACCTGATCTGTCAGCTGACTGTAAGCCTCCACAGCTTCCCGCAACAGCTCGACCTTCACTTccccctgaaacacacacacacacacacacacacacacacacacacacagtgaatgttAACTCTACGTTAATGTTCTCTCTTCTCGTCTCTCATTGGTTCGTGTGACTCACAGAGAGGGCGGGGTCATCAAAGGCCTGGACAAATCTCAGCGTCTGATTGGTCGGGGAGCGGATGTAGTCGGTGCGTCCTCCCCGGAACATTCGGAGTGATGCAATATCGCAGGCGGGACACACTTCCCCATGcactctgaaaacacacacacacacatacatacacacacacacactctctccataTAATTTACAATTTAATTTAGCTGCTATTCATAGTTTGTGcacaatttaaaatttttatgctAATTTTATTTATCTGAATCCACTATTaatcttatttttttacactaatTACACTCATCGGCTATTGACATGTTTTATGCTACTTGCATTTTTATAGTAATTGACACTGTTAATACTAATTACAGATTTCATACTAATTACATGTAATACTTACATTTAGCCactaatgacatttttacagtaattatagAGTATATTAAAAAGCATAGTCAAACACTATAGAATATATTCTAATTATCCTAGAATCTAAGTGTGTACTGAGTTAGAAAATTCTGAGTGTGgtattctgtgtctctctgtgctTCTCTGCACAGCACTTAAATAAATCAGCATATGGACATGTGTGTAAGGAGAGAGAACAGGGGCTAGAGGATTTTTGGGGCCTCAGGATAATGAAGGAGATTTCTGGGGCCTCAGGGTAATGGAGAGAGAAACCATTAAGGCCGTAGGAGTGAACTTTGTAAGGAGTGAACttacaaacctttttttttaaaaaaaaaaaaaaacctgatgagCTGGTCTTGCGTAAGGCAACATATATAAGGGGATGGATTGAtttcaaagaaaaaagataaaacCCTGCCTAAGATGAGCTCACTGTTCAGAATGGTATAAAGCCTATGTTACGTTGCATGAATTCAGACTGTCTGTAGAGCTCTCAACTTTACTTGTCTTGAACAAAGTTTGAATTCTTTTGGCATCTATAACCCCTTGTCTCTGGAAGTTTTTTTGACTTTTACGTTTACATGACAACGGTGTACTAAAAACCGAAACGTTTTTCCCTTTGTGTTTTCGCGTACAGACGACAACGTCGTCAAAACGATCCCCCTTCACACAGATCCGCAAAAACAACTAAAACGCCGTATTATGCACGTCAGGCCAGTAGGTGGggatgtcactttgtaaagaaacactacacGCATGCGCACATAAGCATTCACATCAACGTGTCCGCCATATTGCTTATAGGGCATTACAGTACATGTACAACAtttcatttacagcatttggtagacgttcttatccagagcgacttttatattacatttatacaactgagcagttaagggccttgctcaagggcccaacagtggaagcttggcagtgctggccCTTGAACTTACgacctcctgatcagtaacccagagtctttaaccactgagacacCACTTCCCTAGAAACAAATACGAGTGAACTGTGGAGCTGTGGggttttctggataaaaagcacaataacgtttacatttctcaaacgatttcaGTGCTTTATATTCTTCCTCAGCTTCTCTCTTATTTCactgtctgtatttatttaccttaattaactgtttattttgtttatttacttcttttaagtacatttttcaATCATCCTTTTGGTTTCTCTCTTTTAGTCTCAACATCTTTCTCTTTTctgctctctttctcctccttgTACACTTCTTACTCTTTCTACAGTAGTTCTTTTTctttatcactctctctctctctattttttccccccagtctCTTGGTTTCTCTGACtttcgtttgtttgttgtttctttctctctcgttcttaGCTCCATGTCAGCAccatatattattattgatattatatattacatacgcTCCGACGCGTGTAAAGCATCAGCAGATGCTCAGGTGATGGAACGAGAGGGCTGGGGTGTGTTTGGAGAGCGCAGGACgatgaaatttaaaatgtttatttacaccGCACCCTGCTGGTCACTTCTCCGTACTACAGCACCAGAGGATTGTAATGATTCAAGATTTATATCTGTCATAcacaatcatatacagtatataacttggtacgaaattttttaaaaatgatgatCAGTAAGATATTAAAAACATGTACAGTTTTTCCATCTCGACGTTGGAAATTCACCTCCAGCTTCAGTTTAATGAATAAgattataataaagaaaatgaaacaaaaatagttGTTGTTTCTTGTCCGTTTTTATCTGCCTGAGTGTCCCGAGTAGACTCTCTGATTCTCACAGACTGTTAGATCTCTTTTTCCATGTCTTACGCATTGCTTAATGAAGGAATTATTTGGCGTAGAGGCGTCCGTTTAATCCTGGTGAAGAGATCCCTGActtgaacaaaaacaataaaaacaacaaaaaaaaaagactaaatccCTTCACAATTTAGCAACAAAGAATGTATTTTCCATCATTTGGTTTGATTATAAATCAGTCCTGCACAAAAGGTTTATATTTTGATTTGTGTTCAATTtgtaaaatttattatttattttaataatgatttttttggggggggtatTTTTATTGACAGGAATTTATACATTTGTCACATTTCCATTTTGCAAGAAAAGGTTTGTGATCGTGTTGGAGTTACCAGGGTTTTTGCACTGATTACTGATATACTGTGATCTGATCTTTATCTGAGTCAGAATTATAGACAAACACAGTTTGATTAAACTAATAACACACATGTAGTAGTAGTTTTCAGGAGTTTATCGAGCATACTGAGTAATAATTCACAGTGCAggctggaaaaagtaagtgaacctcTGCACTAACAACTTCTccaaaagctaattggagtcaggtgttTAAATTGAGGAGATGAGATTGGAGGTGTGGGGTGTACAGGCGCTTTACCCTTTAAATAAAGACACAAATTCCAGTTACTGACAAATCTGTTCTTCTTGAGAACAGCTGATTAGTGTGAACCATGCCTCCATCCCATCAACAGTCACAGGACCGTAAAAGACACATTATAGAGACGCACAAAGCTGGAAAAGGCTGAAAAGCATTTCTAAACACCTGGGTGTTCATCAATCCACAATAAGACAAAATGTCAAgtataaatggaggaaattcaggaCTGTTGCGACTCTCCCTATGAACGGGCGTCCTGCAAAAATCACACCAAGAGCACCCTGGACAATCCTAATGGAAGTGAAAAAGAACTCAAGGGTAAGAACAAAAGACCTGCAGAAAACTCAGAACTTTGAAAGTTCATGCGTCCACtatcaggaaaacactgaacaataatggAGTTAATGGAAGGAAACCACAAAGGAAACCACTGCTGTCCAAAAATAACATTGTGGCACGTCTTAATTTTGCCAAAAACCAcctggacgttccacaacggtTTTGTTCTGTGGATAGACGACAGAAACAAAAGTTGAACTTTGGCTATGTTTGGAGGTAAAAAGGCACTGCACACTAACACCAAAACCTCACCCCAATGAAGCATGGTGTGGAGTGCATCGTGGTTTGGAGCTGTTGTGCTGCCTGGATGGAGTGCGGTCACTGAGGGAACAATGTTTTCAAAACTGTATCGAGACATTTTACAGAAGAATGTCAGAGCATGACCTCAAGCTTCACACAGGCTGGGCGATGGAACAAAACAATGAGCTAAATCAACCAAAGACTGGCTGAAAAAGAGTGAAAATTATGCTTTGGTCCTTCACTTAACCCAATTGTGATGCTGTGGCGTGACCCCAAGAGGGCTGTTCAATCAAGACAGCTCAAATATACTGATGAACTGAAACAGTTTTGTACGGAAACGGACCAAAACTCCTTCTCATCGTTGTGCCAGTCTTATAAGCAGCTACAGGAAACAAtctgtggaggttgttgctGCTAAAAGAGGATCTACAAGTTACTCAATCCAAGGGTTCGCTTACTTTTTCTCCAGCCGGCACTGTGACTGATAACTCACTGAAGACTTGAGAAGTTCTTGAAAAcctactgtttgtttgttattagtTTAATCAGATTGTGTTTGTCTATAATGGTGACacagatgaagatcagatcagtgTTTATAAATAACCGATGCCAAAACCCTGGGAACTCCACAGGGTTCACAAACCTTCTCCTGCAACTGTATTTGAAATAGGGGCCTATTTATTGACTGATGAATACATTAAAGAGAAGGGTTAAAGACCCTGCGAAGTGCCGCATTGCCTTGAAACGtgcagcgttattcgatgtgtttaagtaatttccactgaaacaggaagtccgGTTGGGACATAtagagtggctcctccccctttttaaatagccaatagtgtttagcttaTCTCAAGCCGTGTTAGaaaaggttttttatttttgattaagTGTAATAACTTAATAATTGTCACATAAAATACTTACTCGTGCCAGAGGTGACGCCCCTACAGTATAAAGGGGAGGAACAGACGTCAACGCCAACTGAAGGTAGCTAACAACCCTGTGGTGAACACCCCAAAAGACCTGGCACAAATACCTCCTTCTTCAAAGTGACTGAATTcaagccatttccttcttaacccACTTCCAGTTGGAAAACGGAACAAAACTCACTCCTTCAAACagtcacagacacattcacaacCCGTGCTTGCTGAGAtgatttctctcgctcaacaCCACCAACGTCGGCAAGGTGATGCTTATGATGCTCgaggcgggacacttcagattctacagAGCGTCTGATTTGACAGAAAATCCGATCAACAAAACCGCTGATCAGAGACTGTCAATTTTGAACGCGtacatcttctaaatgcgaattttgtcattgttttggagtgcactagcttatagagaaccttaaggctgacatattcatactaaaagccacaagaCTTCCGTCtggatttcatggggacttttaAAGATGTTTCCGTGTTCTGCCGGGAACATCTACTTGTCACAGTATAATCTAATTACCtataaagaaaagtaaataaaaacgaaACCGTAAATACGCTGAGACCTGTGGTTTCATAGTTCATAACCTTTCGGCATTAGAGTATAGTTTAAATGAATGTACAGTTTAGACTCGTAGTTGCTGGAACAGTAGCAGCACAGACTCTGCTTTAGTGACCAGAAGGTTATGAGTATAAATCTCCGAGTtctgtaaattaaataaaaggatTTTGTTCACCTGTAGTATGCGAGCTGGATGGCCATCTGGATGAAGGAGTTGGGGCTTAAACCCAGCTGTTTGGGAAATTCCTTCCCGAAGTGCTGGAAGTTAAAGCAGCTGATGTCCAGATCGTTGATGAGGCtggatggggagagagagatagaaaggaAAACAGATACAGAGAGTTTTGGGTTTAATAATACAGCCCAAATTAtgccataaataataaatatgtatttcTATAAAAGTACTACACACACATGGAGACGTGTCTCTGTCTTAAGCTAAAAAATTCCTTTTCTTATTTTAACaatattttgatgatgtttaCTATTTAAAGAAACCCGGACTGTTTTTAGGGGATGGGCAACTGATAGTGCTGAATGActccaaaaatattttcagttcatgcGTACAGAACAGGCACATCAGGACGAGCAGCGACAAAAACACCCCGTGTGCGCTTTAGACAGCGACTGCACGCTGCTGTGAGAATGAGAAGCTAAAAGTGAGCTTCTGTAAGTTGGTGATGTGTTGTAAAGAACGTTGTGCCGGTCCACCACTAAAGTAAGCGCTCCCTCCTTTTGTACGATGGACCTCCCCGGTAGCAGAAGTGGTTCCGCTGGAGTCCACATCACAGTTAAACTGGAGCAGTGTGTAAATGTACAGCGAGGTCATAGCGATACTCACATGTTGAGGTTCTGCTTGGCCATCTCGAGGTCCCACTTGATGGCGCGGTCGATATAGAAGTAAAGCTTCTTCGGCATGGGCAGAGGAACGAGAGGAGCTCGGACTGTCTCGGGCTTCTTACTGAAATTATAATGATTGGTCTAGGATTCAACTGATTAGTTTACAAATTAGTCTGTGATTAAATCGGATTAGTGTAGAGTTGAACCTGTAGCATCAGTATGGGCTTGATCTAGtttatctgtttctctctattGAAAGACAGAAGAAATAACGGTAAAGAGTGTGTACGTACCAGTACTGCAGGATGTGGTCCAGCAGGGTGGCGATTGGAAGCCCTTCAGCTGTGGCCTGTTCATAAAGGAGACCCCATGACCCAtcctcactcaccacaaactagaaagaaagagaggagagagagagagagagagagagagagagagagagtaatgattagtcattaaaaaaaaaaaaagtttcttatAGCAAAAATTTCTTCGTGTCAATGGGCTCTGTAGCTCCGCCCACCTGTAACGTCTTATCGAACCAGCGGTTCCCACTGTTTGAGTAAGTACCGCCTCCATGAAGGATCTGAGCCGCCATTCTGCTTGAGTACCTGCCATGGAAAGGAGTCaaaatattaatgaatcatgaaaataatgtttaaattattttatagaaaacaaacaaacaaagagtgAATCGAATGATTCAGTGAGTCGATCAAATGATTCGCTTAAATGCTCTACAGATGGATATCTGAGGAAAATCCATTAGCAAACTCAAAGAGAACTAGATAAAAAGatagtgtgtgggtgtgtgtgagagagagagagacagagagatggagagagagggagagagaaagatggagaaacAATTCATACTTCTCATCGCAGATGGTCATGACAGGCGAGTCGAGACACAGTGTGAACAGACCTTTCTCTATGAGCCTCACCGACTCCTTATTGATCTTATCTAAGAGACAGGGcaaggacacagagagaggaatGTAGTGCACTAGTAAGGAACAAAATGGCTCCCTACAggacatgtagtgcactagacAGCGTGCAGCAGCTgcagtgttattattttatgatgtaatgCAGTAAAACAGGAATGTTCACAGCTTTCTTCACATGTACTCAATCAGTCAGTGTTTACTGTGTGaaatagaagtgtgtgtgtgtgtgtgtgtgtgttaccctgCAGTAGGCGTGTGTAAGCCTGGCCccatgtgtgtctgtggtcACTGGTCAGGATACCCATCGGCTCTTTATCGGTTTTCCAGGACTGAGCTCGGATCCGGCACAGCTGAGAGTGAATCTGACTCTGAGTGAGGGGGGTGCCATCACTATTGTACACGTCCAGCTGGAaaaactacaaacacacacacatacacactttcacCAGATTCACAGTGAAATAGAAGACTTCAGATTGTAGCAGATGCTAATTTCAGGGGCTAGTGCTATGTCATAAGAAAGGAAggtttttctttacagctcCAAAACAAAGAAATACTCACATTATTCACcaactatagaaataaaataaaaccatcaGGAATATCAACGTTAATAAATATCaatgttattaaatattaaaagataCAGTGTGCCTAAAAGTACACTCTAGTTACTCTTATCAACCTGTAACTTTTATCTACACTTTCTTTACAGTCGTTTAACTTTGAGTCTGATTCTGACGTTAATTCAGATTTCCTGgtgtgaaaatgtttgtgtATACACAAGATCTGATGGAATGAACCAAAtgaatggctttttttttcttatcagaaaatgcaaaaaaaaaacaaacaaaccgctCGTGTTTGTGTCTCACCTGGTAGTTTCGCACAACGGTGATGTGGGTGGGGCCACGGCGTGGGCGGCCATAGTGAATCATGTTATCGTGCTTCGGGCCGGGAACACGACACGACGAGAAGAGTAGAGGAAAAAGCTCCATACACAACGGCCTGCCACGCATATACTCTACAGGTAACCtcccactgagagagagagtacagagtggGTGATTACAACTTAGAAATTGAAAAAGAAGACATACTTAAACCTATAAACCCAAAGAATTAATCCTCTGTAAACACTGTGACTTCCTGTAGAAACAGAGACACATATCACTCTGATGTGTCTAAAACAGAACCACCGCAGACAGGAATATTACTGTACATTCACAGCCACCATCCCAAACCTCTCCTCTGTGTTTTAGAGGAACCTGAAGGAAATACACAGCTGCagctatatacatatacagttatgtatatataatatatataactgtaatgtaatatatattaatgtctattcatgtttgtgtttattttactcattaCTGTTTTCTCTTCCTTTATTTGCTGTTATTGTTTGTCTGTATAACTTCTATATTAATTTGCTTTGGCAACATTTTTGAAacagtcatgccaataaagaacactgaactgtgtgtgtgtgtgagagagagagaaacagatacagagagagacagatatatgtgtataaatatatgagagagagagagacagatatgtgtatatatgagagtgagagagagagagagagagagagagagacagatatacagagagagtttgtgtttaAACTCATGATCATGGCATTAAAACAGTGTTTATtcggttaaaaaaaatcaaacctgTCCACTTTATTCTTGAAGTCGAGCACTGCGGAGATGAGCTTCGCTGCAAAcctgcacacagacacagagtgtAGTGCTTAAATACATTACCCAATCAGAGCGCAGATCCCATCCTGACTGTCACGTTACCCAATCAGAGCGCAGATCCCATCCTGACGGTCAGGTTACCCAATCAGAGCGCAGATCCCATCCTGACTGTCACGTTACCCAATCAGAGCGCAGTTCCCATCCTGACCGCCACGTTAC
Proteins encoded in this region:
- the cratb gene encoding carnitine O-acetyltransferase b gives rise to the protein MILETLSRANFALRSRVPVRRVHHSSDLPPPQPVPLLAQTLQRYLLALEPLLPLDELQHTRKTVQRFGSAGGLGERLQRGLEKRAKHTHNWITDWWVQWAYLESRQPLAVHSNPAISLPRRDFSDWRGQLLFAAKLISAVLDFKNKVDSGRLPVEYMRGRPLCMELFPLLFSSCRVPGPKHDNMIHYGRPRRGPTHITVVRNYQFFQLDVYNSDGTPLTQSQIHSQLCRIRAQSWKTDKEPMGILTSDHRHTWGQAYTRLLQDKINKESVRLIEKGLFTLCLDSPVMTICDEKYSSRMAAQILHGGGTYSNSGNRWFDKTLQFVVSEDGSWGLLYEQATAEGLPIATLLDHILQYCKKPETVRAPLVPLPMPKKLYFYIDRAIKWDLEMAKQNLNILINDLDISCFNFQHFGKEFPKQLGLSPNSFIQMAIQLAYYRVHGEVCPACDIASLRMFRGGRTDYIRSPTNQTLRFVQAFDDPALSGEVKVELLREAVEAYSQLTDQALKGQAIDRHLLGLKLQAIEEGLSVPRMFMDTAYGLATHWKLRTGQVPTNTDSVMSFGPLVPDGYAVCYNPQPDHVHFSITAFNCCDETNAEKLAVTIESALHDLHKLLQPTA